A section of the Natronospira bacteriovora genome encodes:
- the gspF gene encoding type II secretion system inner membrane protein GspF, translated as MAAFEYTALDARGKPKKGVIEGDTARHIRQQLREQRLTPLEVREIAGGRRKAGNSESTSSTANRFGRGISAGDLALLTRQLATLIRSGLPLEEAVSAVAQQSEKARVKSILMAVRSRVLEGHTLADGLGEFPNAFPEIYRSTVAAGEQSGHLDGVLERLAEYTETRQQMRSKISQAMVYPIVLTVVAILIIVGMLVHVVPQVVTVFEDTGQQLPQLTQFMIGASEFLQQSGLWMLIGLVAVGYGVKRLLRQEGPRRRFHHLILRIPLVGRLNRGFNTARFARTLSILAGSGVPVLDSLRISGEVVSNLPMRDAIHEATNRVREGAPIGRSLAASGLFPPMTIHLIRSGETSGELEEMLERAASNQEWEMESLTSTLMSLLQPVLIMVMAVVVLLIVLALMMPILELNRLVA; from the coding sequence ATGGCCGCCTTCGAATACACAGCCCTGGACGCCCGGGGCAAACCGAAAAAGGGTGTCATCGAGGGTGACACGGCCCGCCATATCCGGCAGCAGCTGCGAGAGCAGCGGCTGACGCCACTTGAAGTACGGGAAATTGCCGGTGGCCGCAGGAAAGCCGGGAATTCCGAAAGCACGTCCTCCACGGCCAACCGTTTCGGGCGGGGCATCAGCGCCGGTGACCTGGCCCTGCTGACCCGCCAGCTGGCCACCCTGATCCGTTCCGGGCTGCCCCTGGAAGAAGCGGTCAGTGCCGTTGCGCAGCAAAGCGAGAAGGCCCGGGTAAAGAGCATCCTGATGGCCGTCCGCTCCCGCGTGCTGGAAGGCCATACCCTGGCGGATGGCCTGGGCGAATTCCCGAACGCCTTTCCGGAAATTTATCGCTCCACGGTGGCGGCCGGTGAACAATCCGGGCACCTGGACGGGGTACTGGAGCGGCTGGCCGAGTACACGGAAACCCGCCAGCAGATGCGCTCCAAGATTTCCCAGGCCATGGTCTACCCCATCGTACTCACCGTGGTGGCCATACTGATCATCGTGGGCATGCTGGTTCACGTGGTGCCGCAGGTGGTCACTGTCTTCGAGGACACCGGGCAACAGTTGCCACAGCTCACCCAGTTCATGATCGGAGCCAGCGAGTTTTTGCAACAAAGTGGCCTGTGGATGCTGATCGGACTGGTGGCCGTGGGCTACGGGGTAAAACGCCTGCTCCGGCAGGAAGGACCGCGCCGGCGCTTCCATCACCTGATTCTCCGCATTCCCCTGGTGGGCCGCCTGAACCGGGGCTTCAACACAGCCCGCTTTGCACGCACCCTGAGCATCCTGGCCGGCAGCGGTGTTCCGGTTCTGGATTCCCTTCGCATTTCCGGCGAGGTAGTCAGCAATCTGCCCATGCGCGATGCCATTCACGAGGCCACCAATCGGGTGCGGGAAGGTGCCCCCATCGGGCGCTCCCTGGCGGCCAGCGGCCTTTTTCCACCCATGACCATTCACTTGATCCGAAGCGGCGAGACCTCCGGCGAGCTCGAGGAAATGCTTGAGCGGGCCGCCTCCAACCAGGAATGGGAAATGGAATCCCTGACCTCGACGCTGATGTCATTGCTGCAGCCCGTGCTCATCATGGTCATGGCCGTGGTGGTACTCCTGATCGTGCTCGCCCTGATGATGCCGATTCTGGAACTGAACCGCCTGGTGGCCTGA
- the gspE gene encoding type II secretion system ATPase GspE, producing the protein MASSNPFEEESEDISTDISTDIGNRQALAEPLPPDPETDDSDRTRLPFAFARRHGVLLGEALEDGRIEAICRSRPRPDALREVRRYAGVGLALRKVSAEEFDQRLQRAYEAANSATQMMEGLEEDVDLNSVAQSLPEPEDLLEADDDAPIIRLINALLTEAVKEGASDIHIEPFENRLVVRFRVDGVLREALTSRRAVAPLLVSRVKVMAKLDIAEKRVPQDGRISLRVAGRAVDVRVSTLPSGHGERVVLRLLDKQAGRLDLDHLGMEPKAQALMDDLIHKPHGIILVTGPTGSGKTTTLYASLTRLNETSRNIMTVEDPIEYYLDGIGQTQVSTKVHMTFARGLRAILRQDPDVVMVGEIRDLETAEIAVQASLTGHLVLSTLHTNTAVGAVARLRDMGVEPFLLSSSLLGLLAQRLVRKLCPDCKTAYEPEARELEQLAFPTEQKMTLYRPNGCDKCNHSGYRGRMGIYELIPIDDRLRTMIHDGASEQQLESYARKFSASIREDGRRKVLAGETTIEEVVRVTRED; encoded by the coding sequence ATGGCGAGCAGTAACCCCTTCGAGGAAGAAAGCGAAGATATCTCCACCGATATCTCCACCGATATCGGCAACCGCCAGGCTTTGGCCGAGCCGCTGCCGCCGGACCCGGAGACGGATGACAGCGACCGCACCCGCCTTCCCTTCGCCTTCGCCCGCCGTCATGGCGTGCTGCTGGGCGAAGCGCTGGAGGATGGGCGGATTGAAGCCATCTGCCGTTCCCGCCCCCGGCCGGACGCATTGCGGGAGGTTCGCCGATACGCGGGTGTGGGGCTCGCCTTGCGCAAGGTGTCGGCCGAGGAATTCGACCAACGTCTGCAGCGGGCCTATGAGGCGGCCAACTCCGCGACCCAGATGATGGAGGGACTGGAAGAAGACGTTGACCTCAACAGCGTTGCCCAGTCCCTGCCGGAACCCGAGGATCTGCTGGAGGCGGATGACGATGCGCCCATTATCCGGCTGATCAATGCGCTGCTGACCGAGGCGGTAAAGGAAGGAGCCTCGGACATTCACATCGAACCCTTCGAGAACCGCCTGGTGGTGCGTTTCCGCGTGGACGGCGTTCTGCGCGAGGCGCTGACTTCCCGCCGGGCAGTGGCGCCCCTGCTGGTTTCCCGCGTCAAGGTGATGGCGAAACTGGACATTGCCGAAAAAAGGGTGCCCCAGGACGGCCGCATATCTCTGCGGGTGGCCGGGCGCGCCGTGGACGTGCGCGTTTCCACCCTGCCCTCGGGCCATGGCGAACGCGTGGTACTGCGTCTTCTCGACAAACAGGCCGGCCGCCTGGATCTGGATCACCTGGGCATGGAGCCAAAGGCCCAGGCACTGATGGATGATCTCATTCACAAGCCGCATGGCATCATTCTGGTCACCGGCCCGACCGGCTCGGGCAAGACCACGACCCTGTACGCGAGTCTTACCCGGCTGAATGAGACCAGTCGCAACATCATGACCGTGGAAGATCCGATCGAGTATTATCTGGACGGCATTGGTCAGACCCAGGTCAGCACCAAGGTACACATGACCTTCGCCCGCGGGCTGCGGGCCATTCTCCGCCAGGATCCGGACGTGGTCATGGTGGGTGAAATCCGCGATCTGGAAACCGCGGAAATCGCGGTGCAGGCCAGCCTGACCGGCCATCTGGTGCTCTCGACCCTCCACACCAACACCGCAGTCGGCGCCGTTGCCCGTCTGCGTGACATGGGCGTTGAGCCCTTCCTGCTTTCATCTTCCCTTCTCGGGCTGCTGGCACAGCGCCTGGTGCGGAAGCTGTGTCCGGACTGCAAGACTGCCTATGAACCGGAAGCACGGGAGCTGGAGCAACTGGCCTTCCCAACCGAACAGAAAATGACCCTGTACAGGCCCAACGGCTGTGACAAATGCAATCATTCCGGATACCGCGGGCGGATGGGCATCTACGAGCTGATCCCCATTGACGATCGCCTGCGCACGATGATCCATGACGGTGCTTCCGAACAGCAGCTGGAGAGCTACGCCCGCAAGTTCTCCGCCAGCATCCGTGAAGATGGCCGCCGCAAGGTGCTTGCCGGAGAAACCACCATTGAGGAAGTTGTCCGAGTGACCCGGGAAGACTGA
- a CDS encoding bifunctional nuclease domain-containing protein — MRVKLLSLFSLLVLATAIALAAFARETRPELVEVELATVGFDRNSGTPVALLREPESGEVVPIFIGLIEAQAILQGLHDIASPRPMTHDLLANTIAGLDASLEVLQVHELRNGTYYGRLLLRRSGGNEVTEIDTRPSDGMALAVRTGARIEVSREILRAGLDFDFQAPEGSGDIVQAAGITVVNATGELRQELGLPSDPGVLVSSVRAAAREAGLQAGDLIIAVGERRPSSPLDFLDAIRAVPGEEKARIRYWREGEEYEIVVPTEVPREESAEHERL; from the coding sequence ATGCGCGTCAAGCTGCTCTCTCTCTTCTCCCTGCTCGTTCTTGCCACTGCCATCGCACTCGCGGCCTTCGCCCGGGAAACACGGCCGGAGCTGGTGGAAGTGGAGCTGGCGACGGTGGGTTTCGATCGTAACAGCGGCACACCGGTGGCCCTGCTACGTGAACCGGAGTCGGGAGAGGTGGTACCGATCTTCATCGGCCTGATCGAGGCCCAGGCCATCCTCCAGGGCCTGCATGACATTGCCAGTCCACGCCCGATGACCCACGACCTGCTGGCCAATACCATCGCCGGCCTGGATGCATCCCTGGAAGTACTCCAGGTGCACGAACTGCGCAACGGCACCTATTACGGGCGACTGCTCCTTCGCCGGAGCGGCGGCAACGAAGTCACAGAGATCGATACCCGCCCCAGCGATGGCATGGCCCTGGCCGTGCGCACCGGTGCTCGCATCGAGGTGAGTCGGGAGATTCTGCGCGCCGGGCTGGACTTTGATTTCCAGGCACCGGAAGGCAGCGGCGACATTGTGCAGGCTGCCGGCATCACGGTCGTCAATGCCACGGGTGAATTACGTCAGGAGCTGGGCCTTCCCTCCGACCCCGGCGTGCTGGTGAGTAGCGTCAGAGCCGCGGCGAGGGAAGCTGGCCTGCAGGCGGGCGACCTGATCATTGCCGTCGGGGAACGTCGCCCGAGCAGCCCCCTGGACTTCCTTGATGCGATTCGTGCCGTACCCGGTGAGGAAAAAGCGCGCATCCGCTATTGGCGGGAAGGTGAAGAATACGAAATCGTGGTACCCACTGAAGTCCCGCGGGAAGAATCCGCGGAGCATGAGCGACTCTAG
- a CDS encoding CHASE2 domain-containing protein produces the protein MPVNIGTRQREFRIRLLLTGVLLALFTAHAAGLVHIRAISHLENLAYDSRLRLGMPFSVDPNIVIVGVDEPSLAQEGRWPWPRDRMGVLVEALFQQYGARAVGLDVVFAEPQDGRRVSYAGQRGHSQWRSIGGWLEIPGETRQERSADEWLADALRGRAVGTAMLFRDGDDGRSVGVLPRPLMRWEQLPKGLEPLESESYTANIPVVAEAAVSGFTDNPLLDSDGHYRRVPLLRNHGGQVYASFALQMAWLVLGDEGRPRIQTNAHLLTQSQHALDIGSIRIPMESDGGILVPFRGPRFSFSYVSAAEVFNGTASKGLFEDRVVLVGAWASRLGQGYATPVAQSMPNIEVQANILSGLLEGRVLQRPSHAVLTEVVTLFLLGFLLTAAFLYLGSWGTVTAAIAALGLFSAANLIVWQAWSLVLPYASVALFIVALFVIHLIYTQIIEAHSRSQLSRVFGQYVPRELVEELSDHPQPVTLAGESRHMTVLFSDIHGFSGIAEALNPRQLAHLMNEFLTAMTRVIHHHRGTIDKYMGDSVMAFWGAPLDMPDHARRAVLAALDMQEEMHRLNNRFAERGWPRLRLGIGINTGHMSVGNMGSEFRMAYTVMGDAVNLASRLEGLTRQCGVGIICSEFTRNAVPEVRFMELGRTDVRGREGPVTIFEPIGLPDLMDDEQEEQAEKFERALDALRAGRSWEVEMIAEALLVADPGRHRLYRWLLEQLDEVEQPEAGDVSPRRRSGESDREGGL, from the coding sequence TTGCCAGTCAATATCGGGACTCGCCAGCGCGAGTTCCGTATTCGGCTGTTGCTGACCGGAGTGCTTCTGGCGCTGTTCACGGCGCATGCGGCCGGCCTGGTCCATATTCGGGCCATCTCCCATCTGGAAAACCTGGCCTACGACAGCCGGCTGCGACTGGGCATGCCGTTCAGCGTTGACCCGAACATCGTGATCGTCGGTGTCGACGAACCGAGTCTCGCCCAGGAAGGGCGCTGGCCCTGGCCGCGGGATCGCATGGGCGTGCTGGTGGAGGCACTGTTTCAGCAATATGGCGCCAGGGCAGTGGGGCTGGATGTGGTCTTTGCCGAGCCCCAGGACGGACGTCGGGTGTCCTACGCCGGCCAGCGTGGGCACAGCCAGTGGCGATCCATTGGCGGCTGGCTGGAAATTCCGGGTGAAACACGACAGGAACGCAGTGCCGACGAGTGGCTGGCCGATGCACTTCGGGGACGGGCCGTCGGAACGGCCATGCTGTTTCGCGACGGCGATGACGGACGCTCGGTGGGCGTGCTGCCGAGGCCGTTGATGCGCTGGGAACAGCTGCCGAAGGGCCTGGAGCCGCTGGAATCCGAAAGCTATACCGCCAATATTCCGGTGGTGGCCGAAGCGGCCGTCAGCGGCTTCACGGACAATCCGCTGCTGGATTCCGACGGCCACTACCGGCGCGTTCCGCTGCTGCGAAACCATGGGGGGCAGGTGTATGCCTCCTTTGCCCTGCAGATGGCCTGGCTGGTGCTGGGTGACGAAGGCCGCCCCAGAATCCAGACCAATGCCCATCTACTGACCCAGAGCCAGCACGCATTGGACATCGGCAGCATCCGGATTCCCATGGAGTCCGACGGCGGGATTCTCGTCCCGTTCCGGGGCCCTCGTTTCAGTTTCTCCTATGTCTCTGCTGCCGAGGTATTCAACGGAACGGCCTCGAAGGGCCTTTTCGAAGACCGGGTGGTGCTCGTCGGTGCCTGGGCCTCCCGGCTGGGACAGGGCTACGCCACGCCGGTGGCCCAGTCCATGCCCAATATCGAGGTTCAGGCCAATATTCTTTCCGGACTGCTGGAAGGGCGTGTCCTGCAACGCCCCAGCCATGCGGTGCTGACCGAGGTGGTGACCCTGTTTCTGTTGGGCTTTCTGTTGACGGCCGCCTTTCTCTATCTGGGCAGCTGGGGAACGGTCACAGCCGCCATCGCCGCTCTGGGGCTGTTCTCCGCGGCCAATCTGATTGTCTGGCAGGCCTGGTCACTGGTGCTTCCCTATGCTTCGGTGGCCCTGTTCATCGTCGCCCTGTTCGTCATCCACCTGATCTACACCCAGATCATAGAAGCGCACTCCCGGAGCCAGCTCTCGCGGGTGTTCGGGCAATACGTACCCCGGGAACTGGTGGAAGAACTCTCCGACCATCCCCAGCCGGTCACGCTGGCCGGGGAAAGCCGCCACATGACCGTGCTGTTTTCGGACATACACGGCTTCTCGGGTATCGCCGAGGCGCTCAATCCCCGCCAGCTTGCCCATCTGATGAATGAGTTCCTAACCGCGATGACCCGGGTCATTCACCACCACAGGGGTACCATCGACAAGTACATGGGGGATTCGGTGATGGCGTTCTGGGGGGCACCGCTGGACATGCCGGATCATGCCCGCCGTGCCGTGCTGGCGGCGCTGGACATGCAGGAGGAAATGCACCGTCTCAACAACCGTTTCGCCGAGAGGGGCTGGCCTCGCCTGCGCTTGGGCATCGGCATCAATACCGGACACATGAGTGTCGGCAACATGGGATCCGAGTTTCGCATGGCCTATACCGTGATGGGGGATGCGGTGAACCTGGCCTCGCGCCTGGAGGGGCTGACCCGACAATGTGGTGTGGGCATCATCTGCAGCGAATTTACGCGAAATGCGGTTCCGGAAGTGCGCTTCATGGAGCTGGGCAGGACCGATGTGCGGGGCCGCGAGGGGCCGGTGACCATATTCGAGCCCATCGGCCTGCCGGATCTGATGGACGACGAGCAGGAAGAGCAGGCCGAGAAGTTCGAGCGGGCCCTCGATGCCCTGCGGGCCGGGCGGAGCTGGGAAGTGGAGATGATCGCCGAGGCATTGCTGGTTGCGGATCCCGGGCGTCACCGCCTGTATCGCTGGTTGCTGGAGCAGCTGGACGAGGTGGAGCAGCCAGAGGCGGGGGACGTTTCTCCGCGCCGGCGGTCGGGAGAATCTGACCGAGAGGGCGGTCTATAG
- the clpS gene encoding ATP-dependent Clp protease adapter ClpS, translating to MSEYNGQQDSSPGNPGVAVQEAKPEVRKPPLYKVILLNDDFTPMDFVVEVLQRFFRMDRNKATQIMLNVHTQGKGVCGVFTYEIAETKVAQVNEYSKKHQHPLLCTLEQA from the coding sequence ATGAGCGAATACAACGGACAACAAGACAGCAGCCCCGGGAATCCGGGGGTTGCCGTACAGGAGGCGAAGCCAGAGGTTCGCAAGCCGCCCCTGTACAAGGTCATTCTCCTGAATGACGATTTCACGCCGATGGATTTCGTGGTCGAAGTCCTGCAGCGGTTCTTCCGGATGGATCGGAACAAGGCCACGCAGATCATGCTCAATGTGCATACTCAGGGAAAGGGAGTCTGCGGCGTGTTTACCTATGAAATTGCGGAAACCAAGGTGGCCCAGGTCAACGAGTATTCCAAGAAACACCAGCACCCGCTGCTCTGTACTCTGGAGCAGGCCTGA
- the gspD gene encoding type II secretion system secretin GspD: MNHKSPRTHRLRLPALAAMLAFMLAWPALALADRVTLNYKEADIREVAASISEATGKNFIVDPRVKGRITVQSSRPIPADAVYDTFLSILQVHGFAAMQTGETIKIVPSSDARQMPGSEMGDAISRFGDEITTAVIELEHVPAAQLVPILRPLIPQHGHLASVNVSNMIIVADREANVERIRNLIRRIDRAKDDEIEVIRLEHASASEVVRVLTSMERRDRGDGSVPLSLVADERSNSVLLGGDSSDRVRMRALISHLDTPLEAGGNTQVRYLRYSDAAAMSEVLRSHVEDMGSGEGREGERVSIVADEGTNALVITAPPRQMREINSVIEKLDIRRAQVLVEAIIVELSEDRSGELGVTWAAVDESGSNPFGLTRFPQSGADIGTIGGALAAGQPEAALQSAGSGLLFGVGRTRAGGLDFAALFRALAGDSKTNILSTPTLVTMDNEEAEITVGQQVPFLTGSYSQTGVGGGRDGQRGGGMGLVNPFQTIQREDVGISLKITPRINEGDAVFLDIEQEVSSIASGVSGAADLITNKRSITTRVIVEDGEVIVLGGLIDEQLREQEQRVPILGSIPVLGNLFKSTQTASEKRNLMVFLKPVILRSPEDSRFYTDAKYNRIRDLQRGERQRVPLIHGVRRPQLEPLEEFRHSPHHGSDTGNGRRVPRLDMQDEEYDGEQ, encoded by the coding sequence ATGAATCACAAGTCTCCTCGCACTCACCGCCTGCGCCTGCCTGCCCTGGCGGCCATGCTTGCCTTCATGCTGGCCTGGCCGGCGCTTGCCCTCGCCGATCGGGTCACCCTGAACTACAAGGAGGCAGACATCCGTGAAGTGGCGGCGTCCATCTCCGAGGCAACCGGGAAGAATTTCATCGTCGATCCGCGGGTAAAGGGGCGAATTACCGTCCAGTCCTCTCGCCCCATCCCCGCCGACGCCGTTTACGACACCTTCCTTTCCATCCTTCAGGTACATGGCTTTGCCGCCATGCAGACTGGTGAGACGATTAAGATCGTCCCCTCTTCCGATGCCCGGCAAATGCCCGGATCGGAAATGGGCGATGCCATCAGCCGCTTCGGAGACGAGATCACCACGGCCGTCATTGAACTGGAACATGTGCCGGCCGCGCAGCTGGTCCCCATCCTGCGGCCCCTGATCCCGCAGCATGGTCATCTGGCTTCCGTGAATGTCTCAAACATGATCATTGTGGCCGACCGGGAAGCCAATGTTGAACGCATTCGGAACCTGATCCGCCGAATCGACCGCGCCAAGGACGATGAAATCGAGGTCATCCGCCTTGAACACGCCTCGGCCTCGGAGGTGGTACGCGTGCTGACCTCCATGGAACGCCGCGATCGCGGTGACGGCAGCGTACCCTTGAGTCTGGTGGCTGATGAGCGCAGCAACAGTGTCCTGCTGGGTGGTGACAGCAGTGACCGCGTGCGCATGCGCGCACTCATTTCCCATCTGGACACACCGCTTGAAGCCGGCGGCAATACCCAGGTGCGTTACCTTCGCTATTCGGACGCGGCGGCCATGTCCGAAGTCCTCCGCAGCCATGTGGAGGACATGGGAAGCGGCGAAGGCCGGGAAGGTGAACGGGTCAGCATCGTCGCGGACGAAGGAACCAACGCTCTGGTTATTACCGCCCCGCCCCGGCAGATGCGGGAAATCAATTCGGTCATTGAGAAGCTGGACATTCGTCGTGCCCAGGTGCTGGTGGAAGCCATCATCGTTGAACTCAGCGAGGATCGCAGTGGTGAGCTGGGTGTCACCTGGGCGGCGGTGGACGAAAGCGGCAGCAACCCCTTCGGACTCACCCGCTTCCCCCAGTCCGGTGCCGACATCGGCACCATCGGTGGCGCCCTGGCCGCCGGCCAGCCGGAAGCCGCCCTGCAATCCGCCGGGTCGGGCCTGCTCTTCGGTGTCGGTCGTACGCGTGCCGGCGGCCTGGACTTTGCCGCCCTGTTCCGGGCACTCGCCGGCGACTCCAAGACCAATATCCTGTCCACGCCCACGCTGGTGACGATGGACAATGAGGAGGCGGAGATCACGGTCGGCCAGCAGGTGCCGTTCCTCACTGGCAGTTACTCCCAGACCGGGGTCGGCGGTGGCCGTGACGGCCAGCGCGGCGGTGGCATGGGTCTGGTCAACCCCTTCCAGACCATCCAGCGTGAGGATGTGGGTATTTCCCTGAAGATCACACCCCGCATCAACGAAGGGGATGCCGTCTTCCTGGACATCGAACAGGAAGTCTCAAGCATTGCCAGCGGCGTAAGCGGTGCCGCCGACCTGATCACCAACAAGCGCTCCATCACCACCCGCGTCATCGTTGAGGACGGCGAAGTCATCGTTCTGGGCGGCTTGATTGACGAGCAACTGCGCGAACAGGAACAGCGGGTGCCCATACTCGGCAGCATCCCCGTGCTGGGCAACCTGTTCAAGAGCACGCAGACCGCTTCCGAAAAGCGCAATCTGATGGTCTTTCTCAAACCGGTCATACTGCGCAGCCCGGAAGACTCACGTTTTTACACAGATGCGAAATACAACCGCATTCGTGACCTTCAGCGAGGCGAACGTCAACGCGTACCGCTGATCCACGGCGTGCGACGGCCCCAGCTCGAGCCGCTGGAAGAGTTCCGGCACAGCCCGCATCACGGGAGTGACACCGGAAATGGTCGACGCGTGCCCCGTCTGGACATGCAGGACGAAGAGTACGATGGCGAGCAGTAA
- the gspC gene encoding type II secretion system protein GspC translates to MNPKLGTLSNLGERILPRPEPLLRWAPLVATLFLILVIAHTLADLTWRIIPVPDEKGQTSTPSEPFVADRDQGRNGSQVTRLIELSVFGDPDPADEPDAIDLAEVEAPETQLNLQLRGVMATEIPQMAMAIIASGRGEDKIFRVGDRIGSGASLRAIYADRVILERGGDLETLRLPREDESDSGLTRTRSSNGRQASRQTDEQVTVPEELVDLRAAIQENPERITDVIRPTPHHVDGEMVGFRIFPGRMRDQFQALGLRAGDIVTAVNGQPMNSPAAAMSLMNELQDASSVDLTIERGGRQTSVTISMGN, encoded by the coding sequence ATGAACCCGAAACTGGGGACGCTGAGTAATCTGGGGGAAAGAATATTGCCGCGGCCGGAACCGCTGCTGCGCTGGGCGCCCCTGGTCGCGACCCTCTTCCTCATTCTGGTCATTGCCCACACCCTGGCCGACCTCACCTGGCGAATCATTCCCGTGCCCGATGAAAAGGGTCAGACCTCAACCCCTTCCGAGCCATTCGTCGCGGACAGGGATCAGGGCAGGAACGGCAGCCAGGTGACACGGTTGATCGAATTGTCGGTATTCGGTGACCCGGATCCGGCCGACGAACCCGACGCCATTGACCTGGCCGAGGTGGAAGCCCCGGAAACCCAGCTCAACCTGCAGCTGCGTGGTGTCATGGCCACCGAAATCCCGCAGATGGCCATGGCCATCATTGCCTCGGGGCGCGGCGAAGACAAGATATTCCGTGTTGGCGACCGGATCGGCTCCGGCGCGTCCCTGCGCGCCATCTATGCAGACCGGGTGATCCTTGAGCGGGGCGGCGACCTGGAAACCCTGCGCCTGCCCCGGGAAGACGAATCCGACAGTGGTCTGACGCGAACCCGCAGCAGCAATGGTCGTCAGGCCAGCCGGCAAACGGATGAACAGGTCACCGTGCCGGAAGAGCTGGTCGACCTCCGGGCCGCGATTCAGGAGAACCCGGAACGCATCACGGACGTAATTCGGCCAACGCCCCATCACGTTGACGGCGAGATGGTGGGCTTCCGGATTTTCCCCGGTCGCATGCGGGATCAGTTCCAGGCGCTCGGCCTGAGGGCCGGTGACATCGTGACCGCCGTCAACGGCCAGCCCATGAACTCGCCTGCCGCGGCCATGAGCCTGATGAATGAATTGCAGGATGCCTCATCGGTGGACCTGACCATTGAGCGGGGCGGAAGACAAACCTCCGTTACCATTTCCATGGGCAACTGA
- a CDS encoding beta-ketoacyl-ACP synthase III, translating into MMYARIAGTGRYLPEKVLSNFDLEKMVETNDQWIRERTGIERRHIAADGETTCDLCEHAARNAMEMAGVGPEDIDLIIVGTTTPDQIFPNVGCLLQERLGNRGVPAIGLEAACSGFIYGLSIADKFIRTGAAKRALVVGAETLSRFIDWTDRSTCVLFGDGAGAVVLEASDEPGIISTHIHADGGYKDLLYFPSGVSKGFNDLKSGKDFVQMKGNEVFRVAITTLGRIARETLAANNMSNDDIDWLIPHQANLRIIEATAKKLKMPMERVILTVQDHGNTSAASVPMALDVAVRDGRIQRGQTLLLEAFGGGFTWGSALLRY; encoded by the coding sequence CTGATGTATGCACGCATAGCCGGTACCGGTCGTTATCTTCCCGAGAAGGTGCTGAGTAATTTCGACCTGGAAAAGATGGTCGAAACCAATGATCAGTGGATTCGGGAGCGAACCGGTATCGAGCGCCGGCATATTGCAGCCGACGGTGAAACCACCTGCGATCTCTGTGAGCACGCCGCACGCAATGCCATGGAGATGGCGGGCGTTGGCCCCGAGGATATCGACCTCATCATTGTCGGTACGACCACACCGGATCAGATTTTTCCCAACGTGGGCTGTCTGCTGCAGGAGCGCCTTGGTAATCGCGGTGTGCCTGCCATTGGTCTGGAGGCTGCCTGCAGCGGATTCATCTATGGCCTGAGCATTGCAGACAAGTTCATCCGTACCGGGGCGGCCAAGCGTGCCCTGGTCGTCGGTGCCGAGACCCTGTCACGCTTCATCGACTGGACGGATCGTTCAACCTGCGTACTTTTCGGTGATGGTGCCGGGGCCGTGGTGCTGGAAGCCTCGGATGAGCCTGGCATCATTTCCACGCATATCCATGCCGACGGCGGTTACAAGGATCTGCTCTACTTTCCTTCGGGTGTTTCGAAGGGCTTCAATGACCTGAAATCCGGCAAGGATTTTGTGCAGATGAAGGGCAATGAAGTGTTCCGCGTGGCAATAACCACTCTGGGGCGCATTGCCCGCGAGACCCTGGCCGCCAACAACATGAGCAACGACGACATCGACTGGCTCATTCCCCACCAGGCCAATCTGCGCATCATCGAAGCGACGGCCAAGAAGCTGAAGATGCCGATGGAGCGGGTCATTCTCACCGTTCAGGATCACGGCAACACCTCGGCCGCGTCCGTTCCCATGGCGCTGGACGTCGCCGTCAGGGATGGTCGAATCCAGCGCGGGCAGACGCTCCTGCTCGAGGCATTCGGTGGTGGCTTCACCTGGGGTTCGGCACTCCTGCGCTACTAG